GCCGTGGTCCGAACACCGCGGCGTTCAACTCCGCAATCAGCCGGCCGAGCGACTGCTCTCCGCCGAACACCCGCCGGGCCTGCTCGTAGCCGCCGAGGGCGGCAAAGGGGTGCTCGTCGAAAACCCATTCGCCGAAAGTGTCCATGTTCATCGCGTCGGCGCGTACCCGGCTCCCGATCAGGCCCGCCCAACGAACCTGTTCCGCATCGAACTCGTCCTGCTTTCCACGCCATGCCTCGAAGCGCATGCCGATCTCGTCGGCGCGCGCCTGGTGCTCAGGCGTGCGCACGATGCGGCCGGTGTCGTCCAGTGTGAGCCAGTCCCGGCTCTCCGGGTCGATGTGGTCGTCCACGTCGAGGGTAAACAGCATGCGGGGCTTCTCGGGCCCGGGCGGTCTGCCGCCGTCGCGGACCAGGCCGCCCCCGACGTCCCCATCGTCGTCGCCGTGGAAGTCCGTCACGCCGACGAAATCGAAGATCGTGAACCCGGTCTTCCGGATGTGCGGCGCCTTCCGCGTACCGCGCCCGCGCATCTGGCGGTAGAGGATGGCGCTTCGCGTGAACCGCGCCATGACGAGGTTGACGACCTCTGGGCAATCGAAGCCGGTATCGAGCATGTTCACGCTGACGAGTATCCTCGGATATTCCTCCTCCTTGAAGCGCTTGACGATGGCGCTCGCATCGGGCGCCGGGCCGCCGCCGACATCGCTGACTACGAAGTCCGCATAGCGCGTGGCCGGGTGGGGCTTCAGGTCCGCGAAATGCTCGTCGAACATCTCCGCCAGCGTCTCGGCATGACGCCGGGTCACCGCGAACACGATGGTCTTGCCCCATGCGGGCCAGCGCCTGACGCCGTCCCGGCCCATGAAACCCTTCTCGTGGGCGTCGCGGAACTCCCGTACGATGGCCCGGTTGCGTTCGGGGATCGTGAACTGGCGCTCGAGCGCCCGCGGGTCCACCGTGATCGTGTCCGAAGAGTCGAAGAGTTCCTCGAACTCGTTGCGCGTCCGTTGATCCATGGCGCTCCAATCGAGTTCGTCCCGCCTCACCTCGAACCCGTCCTCGGCTGCGGTCTTCACCGTCATCGCCTTGTAGATGCGGTAGGGCACGAGATGACCCTCCTCGATGGCCCGACGCAAAGTGTAGCGGAATGTGGGCTCGGCAAGTTCGAAGAAACGCAACGTGTCGCGCACGAACTGCCCATCCTCGGGATCGGGAAGCGC
This window of the Deltaproteobacteria bacterium genome carries:
- a CDS encoding DEAD/DEAH box helicase family protein, encoding MPDGTQADYVLCDRQGRPMAVLEAKRASIDPVAAQDQGRHYAKQLGVPFVFLSNGEEVRFLDGEADAHARKIAGFYAQDDLERRIAARRVRRELSAVAIDPKIVDRGYQIDCVETLSAEVTRGRRKLLVEMATGTGKTRTAAAFIKRLFEAGIVTRVLFLVDRIALARQAEDAFTDHLRDYPCHVLRPGRGFDRAKRITIATLQTMIAEHRDLSPGYFDLVITDECHRSIYGKWSGVLRHFDSIQLGLTATPCTADADALPDPEDGQFVRDTLRFFELAEPTFRYTLRRAIEEGHLVPYRIYKAMTVKTAAEDGFEVRRDELDWSAMDQRTRNEFEELFDSSDTITVDPRALERQFTIPERNRAIVREFRDAHEKGFMGRDGVRRWPAWGKTIVFAVTRRHAETLAEMFDEHFADLKPHPATRYADFVVSDVGGGPAPDASAIVKRFKEEEYPRILVSVNMLDTGFDCPEVVNLVMARFTRSAILYRQMRGRGTRKAPHIRKTGFTIFDFVGVTDFHGDDDGDVGGGLVRDGGRPPGPEKPRMLFTLDVDDHIDPESRDWLTLDDTGRIVRTPEHQARADEIGMRFEAWRGKQDEFDAEQVRWAGLIGSRVRADAMNMDTFGEWVFDEHPFAALGGYEQARRVFGGEQSLGRLIAELNAAVFGPRPAPDDPVRARAGER